The window CTTCTTCCATATTAATTAATCCTTTATTACCAATGTATGGAATAATAGCGATTTTTGTAACTGCAAAGACTATAGATGGGGTGATAGAAGGATTTGAATCGACAAGAACGATTTTGGTTATAAGTGATCATTATGATAAAATTAAAGAGGACATATATAGCAAATTAGATAGAGGAGTTACCTTTTTAAAGGGAGTAGGTAGTTACACAAATCAAGAAAAAAATATAGTAATGGTCACTATTTCAAGGTCAGAGATAGGTTTGCTTAAGAACATTATAAAAGAGAGAGATAGCAACGCATTCATGGTTATATTGCCAAATAGTGAAGCCATTGGATATGGTTTCAAAAAAATATCTTAGTAAGGAGATGATGGATAGTGGATGACCCCGGTGGTTTGTGGGGCTCATTAGTTTTATTGATTGTTCTTTTATTTCTTTCAGGATTTTTTTCTGGGTCTGAAACTGCTTTGACTACAATAGGGAAATATAGGATAAAAGAACTGATCGATGAAGAAAAAGACGATAAAAAAAGGAAAAAATACCAACATTTTGTTGAAAACCCAAATCATTATTTAACTACTATATTAGTAATGAACAATCTTGTGAATATCTTGGCCACATCTACGGCAACGGTTTTTGCAGTAAGATTAATGCCATCTTCACAAAGTGGTGCTGTTGGTTTAGTAACGGCTATTATGACCCTATTGATATTGATTTTTGGAGAGATTACACCCAAGGTATACGCTAGAGAAAATAGAGAAAAATATTTTAGTTTTGCCTTTTTCACAATCAATTTTCTAAATCAACTTTTAACACCCGTTGTGTGGTTGCTTGTAAACCTTTCAAACGTGTTTATCAGCCTTTTTGGTGGTGAGACCATTACCAATGCTCCACCACTAATCACAGAGGACGAAATAATTTCTTACTTAGACATAGGGCATGAAGAAGGGGTAATTGAGAAGAGTGAAAAGTACCTAATGCAAAGAAGTTTAGAGATGAAGGATACCTCAGTCAGAGAAATTATGACTCCAAGGGTTGATATATCTGCGATTGAAGACATAAAAACTATGGAAGAATTGATAAAGATAATAAATGAAGAAGGATACTCTAGGATACCTGTTTTCAAGGAAACGTTGGATAATGTTATTGGAATAGTCTACGCAAAAGATATTTTCAAAAAACTCGAAGAGGTAAGAGATTTTAGCAAACTGCAAAAATTAAGAGTTGTGGAGATTATGCATAAACCATTTTTTGTTCCCATAACGATGAAAATAAGGGATGTTTTTAGGATGTTTTTAAATAATCATACACATATGG of the Petrotoga sibirica DSM 13575 genome contains:
- a CDS encoding hemolysin family protein, with the translated sequence MDDPGGLWGSLVLLIVLLFLSGFFSGSETALTTIGKYRIKELIDEEKDDKKRKKYQHFVENPNHYLTTILVMNNLVNILATSTATVFAVRLMPSSQSGAVGLVTAIMTLLILIFGEITPKVYARENREKYFSFAFFTINFLNQLLTPVVWLLVNLSNVFISLFGGETITNAPPLITEDEIISYLDIGHEEGVIEKSEKYLMQRSLEMKDTSVREIMTPRVDISAIEDIKTMEELIKIINEEGYSRIPVFKETLDNVIGIVYAKDIFKKLEEVRDFSKLQKLRVVEIMHKPFFVPITMKIRDVFRMFLNNHTHMAIVVDEYGGTAGLVTLEDIIEEMTGEIFDEYDDFTDETNITRVAENVILVDGTTPINDVERELDIEFPETEFETIGGFLLERFQRFPKPGEIYFLENYEFEVISVTINKIDKVKITVHPKMQTDNQEGAEKDEG